The nucleotide window CTGTATCAATCTCTATTCCTTTTTTAGAAAAATACAATCTATTTCCATCTAATATTAAGTTTGAAAATCCTGTATTTTTTTTAGCTTTTTCTATCTCTTCTAAAGTAGGTAATTCCCTTTTTTCTTTATTTCCAAAATCCCAAAGATCTAAAAGTGGACCTATAGTTATATCATATTTTCCATGAGATAAATCATATACTCTTTTTAAATTTTCAAAAAGATATACTCCCTCTTCATCTAAAATTATCTCTTTCTCTTCTCCACTATTTAATTTATCAATTAGACTTCCTTTTACCTTACTATTAAACTTATTATCTATTCTAGCTATCTCTTTAAAAGCTTCATCTATAGCTTTATTTGCCAATTTTTCATTTTCATCATATATAGTAATACTTATATAAGTTCCAAATAAGAAACTACTTTTTTCTATTTTTTTTACTTCTTTACCACATGATAAAATAAAAATTGGCAATATTAAAATTGCCAATATTTTTTTAAACATAGATATTACTCCTCTACTTTATCTTCAGAAATTTCATATCCTATTTTATCTGCTAATATCTCTCTAAAAGCTTTTTTTACATCAGTATCTTTTTTACTACATTTAGTTAATAATGGAGCTCCATTACCTATTTGTC belongs to uncultured Fusobacterium sp. and includes:
- a CDS encoding FAD:protein FMN transferase, which translates into the protein MFKKILAILILPIFILSCGKEVKKIEKSSFLFGTYISITIYDENEKLANKAIDEAFKEIARIDNKFNSKVKGSLIDKLNSGEEKEIILDEEGVYLFENLKRVYDLSHGKYDITIGPLLDLWDFGNKEKRELPTLEEIEKAKKNTGFSNLILDGNRLYFSKKGIEIDTGSFLKGYAVEKAKETMRGLGVKSAFISSISSIETINKKPDGQNWKIGIENPENSQELLGVVELDNKGMGVSGDYQTYIEIGGKRYHHILDKDTGYPVTDKKMVVVIGNNAFFSDMYSTAFFTMNIDEILNYADNNDLEVLIVDKDMKIYKNSKMNIKLK
- the rpoZ gene encoding DNA-directed RNA polymerase subunit omega yields the protein MKKEIIYDELLEKIPNKYILTIVSGQRARQIGNGAPLLTKCSKKDTDVKKAFREILADKIGYEISEDKVEE